The following proteins are co-located in the Labrys monachus genome:
- a CDS encoding ATP-binding protein has product MLVGPARLLASLGDRMPKGLYARSLLIIITPIVILQAVVAYVFMEKHWQSVTSRLSAATTKDIAAIIELYDQFPHDKDTEDKLENIAQNQMGLDVEFRPPEDLPPRGARPFFDILDQALTEEITLRIGKPFWIDTVGRSDFVEIRVKLDDAVLRVFARRSQTYASNSYIFLLWMTGSSLVLMTVAILFLRNQIRPIQQLANAAQDFGKGRDVQNFRPRGAREVRQAATAFIEMRRRVERSFDQRTTMLNGVSHDLRTILTRFKLSLALLDENNPEFEALQNDVDEMSRMLEAYLAFARGDAAEQAAPTNIARLLEELRADSMRQGHDTKTSFQGNPIVVVRPDAFKRCLTNLVSNAQRFGDAIVISAHREHRYLTVHVDDDGPGVPEDRREDVFKPFLRLDEARNQDHGGTGLGLAIARDIARFHGGDATLARSPLGGLRATVRVPV; this is encoded by the coding sequence ATGCTGGTCGGGCCGGCGCGCCTGCTCGCCTCGCTGGGCGACCGCATGCCCAAGGGCCTCTATGCCCGCTCGCTGCTCATCATCATCACGCCGATCGTCATCCTGCAGGCCGTGGTCGCCTATGTTTTCATGGAGAAGCACTGGCAGAGCGTCACCTCCCGCCTGTCCGCCGCGACCACCAAGGACATCGCGGCGATCATCGAACTGTACGACCAGTTTCCGCACGACAAGGACACCGAGGACAAGCTCGAGAACATCGCCCAGAACCAGATGGGGCTGGATGTCGAGTTCCGTCCGCCCGAGGATCTGCCGCCGCGCGGCGCGAGGCCCTTCTTCGACATCCTCGACCAGGCGCTGACCGAGGAGATCACGCTGCGCATCGGCAAGCCGTTCTGGATCGACACGGTGGGGCGGTCCGATTTCGTCGAGATCCGCGTCAAGCTCGACGACGCGGTCCTGCGCGTCTTCGCCCGCCGCAGCCAGACCTACGCCTCCAACAGCTATATCTTCCTCCTGTGGATGACCGGCTCGTCCCTGGTGCTGATGACGGTGGCGATCCTGTTCCTGCGCAACCAGATCCGCCCGATCCAGCAGCTCGCCAATGCGGCGCAGGATTTCGGCAAGGGCCGCGACGTCCAGAATTTCCGGCCGCGCGGGGCGCGGGAGGTGCGCCAGGCCGCCACCGCCTTCATCGAGATGCGCCGCCGCGTCGAGCGCTCCTTCGACCAGCGCACGACGATGCTCAACGGCGTGTCGCACGATCTGCGCACCATCCTGACGCGCTTCAAGCTCTCGCTCGCCTTGCTCGACGAGAACAACCCCGAATTCGAGGCGCTGCAGAACGATGTCGACGAGATGAGCCGCATGCTGGAGGCCTATCTCGCCTTCGCGCGCGGCGACGCCGCGGAACAGGCGGCGCCGACCAACATCGCCCGCCTGCTTGAGGAATTGCGCGCCGATTCGATGCGCCAGGGGCATGACACCAAGACCTCGTTCCAGGGCAATCCGATCGTGGTGGTGCGTCCGGACGCCTTCAAGCGCTGCCTGACCAACCTCGTCTCCAATGCGCAGCGCTTCGGCGACGCCATCGTGATCTCGGCTCATCGCGAGCATCGCTATCTGACCGTGCATGTCGACGATGACGGGCCGGGCGTGCCGGAGGACAGGCGCGAGGACGTGTTCAAGCCCTTCCTGCGCCTCGACGAGGCCCGCAACCAGGACCATGGCGGCACCGGCCTCGGCCTCGCCATCGCCCGCGACATCGCCCGCTTCCACGGCGGCGACGCCACGCTCGCCCGAAGCCCGCTCGGCGGCCTGCGCGCCACGGTCCGCGTCCCGGTCTGA
- a CDS encoding M23 family metallopeptidase, producing the protein MRYRRAPGLGGLGDAPPLNVASLSDPRLDRRAINRRWLGATVALAAAAAFMMLGALYVAFDRKIHFTAAAAVFLRSGIAQVRETVDGRGDRLDPIRPVVVATPSQVHVGPLDIAGSSTPLTHLQARLGPTAPVPTATQVERRVVPPLPGFTAPSVQADGASLPPEIIFGRSRALASMAGPETPALGYTEAAASHPRGEPVNMTVLAEAPVRHEEIRKIIVAKAGDTLPLILHAFGTSEADAAAIVSQFGGWHWGEGGAFAGGEKVTVVEVTDGDAAAPSRPVKVVVEKPGQETVAVALSDAGTYTAMAKPPHLEIMDADQLNAAAAGGASPRIGPEESLRDNLYALAEANKVDRSLVDEVIRLCDRDVDMDEPASADDSVDLVYGPDDSGQPQLAYVGLTVDGHLHRYYRFTAPDDGGTDYYDADGHSVTKFLLRKPVASGRLGDGFGWRIHPVLHDRRFHKGVDYAAPFGSPVAAAGAGVVEKIDQEWGYGKYIRVRHDQGYETTYAHVSGFPKGIKVGTRVHQGETIAYIGSTGLSTGPHLYYEVRINGENVDPLRIRLAAGRLLGGSALTAFREQRAKLDQAMTR; encoded by the coding sequence GTGAGGTATCGGCGGGCTCCCGGTCTGGGCGGTCTCGGCGACGCGCCGCCCCTCAACGTCGCCTCGCTCTCCGATCCGCGCCTGGATCGGCGCGCGATCAACCGGCGCTGGCTCGGCGCGACCGTGGCGCTGGCAGCCGCGGCGGCCTTCATGATGCTCGGCGCGCTCTATGTCGCCTTCGACCGGAAAATTCATTTCACCGCCGCCGCCGCCGTCTTCCTCCGCTCCGGCATCGCCCAGGTCCGGGAGACCGTCGACGGGCGCGGCGACCGGCTCGATCCCATTCGCCCGGTCGTCGTGGCCACGCCCTCGCAGGTCCATGTCGGTCCGCTCGACATCGCCGGCTCATCGACGCCCCTGACGCATCTCCAGGCCCGTCTCGGCCCGACGGCGCCGGTACCGACGGCCACGCAGGTGGAGCGGCGGGTGGTTCCTCCCCTGCCGGGCTTCACAGCCCCGTCGGTGCAGGCGGACGGCGCCTCGCTGCCGCCCGAAATCATCTTCGGCCGTTCGCGCGCCCTCGCTTCCATGGCCGGCCCGGAGACGCCGGCGCTGGGCTATACGGAAGCAGCGGCCTCCCATCCGCGGGGTGAACCCGTCAACATGACGGTCCTCGCCGAGGCGCCCGTCCGCCACGAGGAGATCCGCAAGATCATCGTCGCGAAGGCCGGCGACACGCTGCCGCTGATCCTGCATGCCTTCGGGACGTCGGAAGCGGATGCCGCGGCGATCGTCTCGCAGTTCGGCGGCTGGCACTGGGGCGAGGGCGGCGCCTTCGCGGGCGGGGAGAAGGTGACGGTCGTCGAAGTCACCGATGGCGACGCCGCTGCCCCGTCTCGTCCGGTCAAGGTCGTCGTCGAGAAGCCGGGGCAGGAGACGGTGGCTGTCGCCCTGTCGGACGCCGGCACCTATACGGCGATGGCCAAGCCGCCGCATCTTGAGATCATGGACGCGGACCAGCTGAACGCGGCGGCGGCCGGCGGCGCCTCGCCGCGCATCGGGCCCGAGGAAAGCCTCAGGGACAATCTCTATGCCCTGGCCGAGGCCAACAAGGTCGACAGGTCGCTCGTCGACGAGGTGATCCGCCTGTGCGACCGCGACGTCGACATGGACGAGCCGGCATCGGCCGACGACAGCGTCGACCTCGTCTACGGGCCCGACGATTCGGGGCAGCCCCAGCTCGCCTATGTCGGCCTCACCGTCGACGGCCACCTGCACCGCTACTACCGTTTCACCGCGCCGGACGACGGCGGCACCGATTATTACGATGCGGACGGCCATTCGGTGACCAAATTCCTGCTGCGCAAGCCCGTCGCCTCCGGCCGGCTCGGCGACGGTTTCGGCTGGCGCATCCACCCGGTCCTGCACGACCGGCGCTTCCACAAGGGCGTGGACTATGCCGCGCCGTTCGGGTCCCCGGTCGCCGCCGCCGGCGCCGGCGTGGTCGAAAAGATCGATCAGGAATGGGGCTACGGCAAATATATCCGCGTCCGGCACGATCAGGGCTACGAGACCACCTATGCCCATGTCTCCGGCTTTCCGAAGGGCATCAAGGTCGGCACCCGAGTCCACCAGGGCGAGACCATCGCCTATATCGGTTCCACCGGCCTCTCGACCGGGCCGCACCTCTATTACGAGGTCCGCATCAACGGCGAGAACGTCGATCCGCTGCGCATCAGGCTCGCGGCGGGGCGACTGCTGGGCGGCAGCGCGCTCACGGCCTTCCGCGAGCAGCGCGCGAAGCTCGACCAGGCCATGACGCGCTGA
- a CDS encoding response regulator, producing MTKVAIVPDDAPHILLVDDDNRIRALLSRYLGEHGYRVTTAEHAASARSRIEALAFDLLIVDVMMPGENGLDLTRSIRRNSSVPILMLTAQGDPGDRIKGLETGADDYLSKPFEPRELLLRINNILRRAVASAPAEPVRDAVTFGDFTFHVARGELQQYGETIRITERERDMLRLLVETPRETVDRLALAGNAADGANERTVDVQINRLRRKIERDPGNPVYLQTVRGTGYRLMVDM from the coding sequence ATGACCAAGGTTGCGATCGTCCCCGATGACGCCCCCCACATTCTCCTGGTCGACGACGACAACCGCATTCGCGCCTTGCTGTCGCGCTATCTCGGCGAGCACGGCTATCGCGTCACCACCGCCGAGCACGCCGCCAGCGCACGCAGCCGCATCGAGGCGCTCGCCTTCGATCTCCTCATCGTCGACGTGATGATGCCGGGCGAGAACGGCCTCGACCTCACGCGCTCGATCCGGCGGAACTCGAGCGTGCCCATCCTCATGCTGACGGCGCAGGGCGATCCGGGCGACCGCATCAAGGGGCTCGAGACCGGCGCCGACGACTATCTCTCCAAACCCTTCGAGCCGCGCGAGCTGCTGCTGCGCATCAACAACATCCTGCGGCGGGCCGTCGCCTCGGCGCCGGCCGAGCCGGTGCGGGACGCCGTCACCTTCGGCGACTTCACCTTCCATGTCGCGCGGGGCGAATTGCAGCAATACGGCGAGACCATCCGCATCACCGAGCGCGAGCGCGACATGCTGCGCCTCCTCGTCGAGACGCCGCGCGAGACGGTCGACCGCCTCGCCCTGGCCGGCAACGCCGCCGACGGCGCCAATGAGCGGACGGTGGACGTGCAGATCAACCGCCTGCGCCGCAAGATCGAGCGGGATCCGGGCAACCCGGTCTATCTGCAGACGGTGCGGGGGACCGGCTACCGGCTGATGGTGGATATGTGA
- a CDS encoding branched-chain amino acid aminotransferase, translating into MSILPFDQRDGYIWFDGHLAPWADAKLHVLSHGLHYGGAVFEGERAYGGSVFKSSEHSARFRRSAEILDFTIPYSIEEIDAAKLLVLEKNGMKDAYVRPVAWRGSEMMAVAAQSATIHVAIAAWEWPSMFDMATKMKGIRLDIAEYRRPDPRTVPSLSKAAGLYMICTVSKHRAERRGYADALMLDWEGRVAECTGANVFFIRDGQIHTPLADCFLDGITRQTVIGLAKARGIEVIERRIMPEELDAFSECFLTGTAAEVTPVAEILGHHYTPGAITRSLIEDFNQVVQPGQGRSAAA; encoded by the coding sequence ATGTCGATTCTGCCCTTCGATCAACGCGACGGCTATATCTGGTTCGACGGCCATCTGGCGCCGTGGGCCGACGCCAAGCTGCATGTCCTCTCGCATGGGCTTCACTATGGCGGTGCCGTATTCGAGGGCGAACGCGCCTATGGCGGCAGCGTCTTCAAGTCGTCGGAACATTCGGCGCGCTTCAGGCGCTCGGCCGAGATCCTCGACTTCACCATTCCCTATTCGATCGAGGAGATCGATGCGGCCAAGCTGCTCGTGCTGGAAAAGAACGGCATGAAGGATGCCTATGTGCGCCCGGTGGCCTGGCGCGGCTCGGAAATGATGGCGGTCGCCGCGCAGAGCGCCACCATCCACGTCGCCATCGCGGCCTGGGAATGGCCGAGCATGTTCGACATGGCGACCAAGATGAAGGGCATTCGCCTGGACATCGCCGAATATCGCCGTCCGGATCCGCGCACGGTGCCGTCCCTGTCCAAGGCTGCCGGCCTCTATATGATCTGCACGGTGTCCAAGCATCGCGCCGAGCGGCGCGGCTATGCCGATGCGCTGATGCTCGACTGGGAGGGCCGGGTCGCCGAGTGCACCGGCGCCAATGTCTTCTTCATCCGCGACGGCCAGATCCATACCCCGCTCGCCGACTGCTTCCTCGACGGCATCACCCGCCAGACGGTGATCGGCCTCGCCAAGGCGCGCGGCATCGAGGTGATCGAGCGGCGGATCATGCCTGAGGAACTCGACGCCTTCAGCGAATGCTTCCTGACCGGCACGGCGGCGGAGGTCACCCCGGTGGCCGAGATTCTCGGCCATCATTACACGCCGGGTGCCATTACGCGCAGCCTGATCGAGGACTTCAACCAGGTTGTGCAGCCCGGCCAGGGTCGTTCGGCCGCCGCCTGA
- a CDS encoding MarR family winged helix-turn-helix transcriptional regulator: MPSTNNVQNTHISRQLRLLHDAVLDIVAVVNRPQRDEMLIREAGIRLDRALFPLLVGIERFGPIGVVDLADRVGRDYTTVSRQVAKLESLGLVERRGSAADRRVREAAITPKGRAMTDLVDAARERIIRAILAPWDARDVDELVRLMRKFADAVKEEPPAGS, translated from the coding sequence ATGCCGTCAACAAACAATGTGCAAAATACACATATAAGCCGGCAGCTCCGCCTGCTCCACGACGCGGTTCTCGATATCGTGGCGGTCGTCAACCGGCCGCAGCGGGACGAGATGCTCATCCGGGAAGCCGGAATCCGGCTCGACCGGGCGCTCTTCCCCCTGCTCGTCGGCATCGAGCGGTTCGGGCCGATCGGCGTGGTGGATCTGGCCGATCGCGTGGGGCGCGACTACACCACCGTCAGCCGCCAGGTCGCGAAGCTGGAAAGCCTCGGTCTGGTGGAACGACGGGGAAGCGCCGCCGACCGGCGCGTGCGCGAGGCCGCCATCACCCCGAAAGGCCGGGCGATGACCGACCTCGTCGATGCCGCGCGCGAAAGGATCATCCGCGCCATCCTCGCGCCATGGGACGCGCGCGACGTCGATGAACTGGTGCGGCTGATGCGGAAGTTCGCCGATGCG
- a CDS encoding quinone oxidoreductase family protein, which translates to MKAAIVSGAGQTPVYGDFREPVPSAGESRIAVTAAALSPVVKSRASGAHYSASARFPFIVGIDGVGRLDDGSRVYFVMPTAPYGSMAERAVVPSSHCLALPDDLDDVTAAAIANPGMSSWAACTERARLKAGETVLVNGATGTAGRLAVQIARHLGAKKVIATGRDADALRSVEALGADVTIPLAAGGTKLEDRFKEQFAEGVDVVLDYLWGESAERLLIAGAKAGADAVPIRFVQIGSASGPEIRLPSAALRSSAITLMGSGIGSVPLDRLVECIRALLRATVAGGFRIAARPVPLSDVERAWPEDDSRNRTVFVLKA; encoded by the coding sequence ATGAAGGCCGCGATCGTCTCGGGAGCCGGGCAGACGCCCGTCTATGGGGATTTCAGGGAGCCGGTGCCGTCCGCCGGCGAAAGCCGCATCGCGGTGACGGCCGCCGCGCTCAGCCCGGTGGTCAAGAGCCGGGCCTCCGGCGCGCATTACAGCGCCTCCGCGCGGTTTCCCTTCATCGTCGGCATCGACGGTGTCGGGCGTCTCGATGATGGCAGCCGGGTCTATTTCGTCATGCCGACGGCCCCTTACGGCAGCATGGCGGAGCGAGCCGTGGTGCCGTCGTCGCACTGCCTGGCGCTGCCGGACGATCTCGACGACGTGACGGCCGCCGCCATCGCCAATCCGGGCATGTCGTCCTGGGCGGCCTGCACGGAACGCGCCCGGCTCAAGGCTGGCGAAACCGTGCTGGTCAACGGCGCCACCGGGACGGCCGGCCGCCTCGCGGTGCAGATCGCCAGGCATCTGGGGGCGAAGAAGGTGATCGCGACCGGCCGGGACGCCGACGCCCTGCGGTCGGTCGAGGCCCTCGGTGCCGACGTGACGATTCCCCTCGCTGCAGGCGGGACGAAGCTGGAGGATCGCTTCAAGGAGCAGTTCGCCGAAGGGGTGGACGTCGTCCTCGACTATCTCTGGGGAGAAAGCGCGGAGCGCCTTCTGATCGCCGGCGCCAAAGCGGGAGCCGATGCGGTGCCCATCCGGTTCGTGCAGATCGGTTCGGCGAGCGGGCCGGAGATCAGGCTGCCGAGCGCCGCTCTGCGCTCTTCCGCGATCACGTTGATGGGCAGCGGCATCGGAAGCGTCCCGCTCGATCGTCTCGTCGAATGTATCCGCGCGCTGCTGCGCGCGACCGTTGCCGGCGGCTTCAGGATCGCGGCCAGACCGGTTCCCCTATCGGACGTCGAACGGGCATGGCCTGAGGACGACAGCCGCAACCGGACCGTGTTCGTGCTCAAAGCCTGA
- a CDS encoding MarR family winged helix-turn-helix transcriptional regulator: protein MADVNFSPASPVKQRPDTPCADPPAPLYNLIELLFFAYRDFVADADHALEIYRFGRAHHRVLHFVDRNPNLTVAELLDILRITKQSLARVLKELIDQGFILQREGEEDRRQRLLATTPKGRQLAAELAVAQSRRIAVALAEAGPGSHDQAVKFLSAMVDPSERATVARLIGGNSAEGGDR from the coding sequence ATGGCTGACGTAAATTTCTCTCCCGCCTCGCCGGTCAAGCAGCGTCCGGATACGCCCTGCGCGGATCCGCCGGCGCCGCTCTACAATCTCATCGAACTCCTCTTCTTCGCCTATCGCGATTTCGTCGCCGATGCCGACCATGCGCTGGAGATCTACCGCTTCGGCCGCGCGCATCACCGGGTCTTGCATTTCGTCGATCGCAATCCCAACCTTACTGTGGCCGAGTTGCTGGATATTCTGAGGATCACCAAGCAGTCGCTGGCGCGAGTTCTGAAGGAATTGATCGACCAGGGTTTCATTCTGCAGCGCGAAGGCGAGGAGGATCGCCGCCAGCGGCTGCTGGCGACCACGCCCAAGGGGCGCCAGCTGGCGGCCGAGCTCGCGGTCGCCCAGTCCCGGCGTATCGCCGTGGCGCTGGCGGAGGCTGGTCCCGGCAGCCATGACCAGGCCGTGAAGTTCCTGTCCGCCATGGTGGATCCGAGCGAGCGGGCGACCGTGGCCCGGCTCATCGGCGGCAATTCGGCGGAAGGAGGCGATCGATGA